The Sporosarcina ureae genome includes a region encoding these proteins:
- a CDS encoding 2,3-diketo-5-methylthiopentyl-1-phosphate enolase — MGVTATYLFPTHPNQEKIAEQHALGLTIGSWTDIPHIEQQQLKHHKGEVVSVVKGEQKDTVTIFYPSANFSADLPAIFTTVYGKLSFFEGYELIDLQFDHSLLAQFPGPRFGVNGIREQLGVYDRPLLKAIFKGVMGRDLSFFSSQLQELLAGGIDLIKDDEILFENQLTPFHKRVTTAKDIIDHHYEKTGARALYAVNLSGRSHELHEKAERATELGASALLFNVHAYGLDTLQSLRENTNIGLPILAHSALSGVLAGQAGGGFSYRLLVGKLTRLVGGDLSLFPSPYGNVAISREDALGINEELKQDNGFERTFAVPSAGIHPGMVPQLLEDFGDNLVINAGGGIFGHPDGPTPGAQAFRAAIEASVDQIPLQEAAKTSGPLRHALEQWGALEVTYSGG; from the coding sequence ATGGGCGTTACAGCAACCTATTTATTCCCCACTCATCCAAATCAGGAAAAAATTGCAGAACAACACGCACTAGGGTTGACGATCGGTTCATGGACCGACATTCCCCATATTGAGCAACAACAACTAAAGCATCATAAAGGTGAAGTGGTGTCTGTTGTGAAAGGCGAACAGAAAGACACGGTGACCATATTTTATCCGTCGGCGAATTTTTCTGCCGACCTACCAGCTATCTTCACTACTGTCTACGGGAAGTTGTCCTTTTTCGAAGGTTATGAACTAATTGATTTACAATTCGACCATTCCCTACTCGCACAATTCCCTGGTCCTCGATTTGGTGTCAACGGTATTCGCGAACAGCTCGGCGTCTATGATCGTCCACTATTAAAGGCGATTTTTAAAGGTGTGATGGGACGTGATTTATCCTTTTTCTCTAGTCAACTCCAAGAATTATTAGCTGGTGGTATTGACTTGATCAAGGATGATGAAATTCTTTTCGAAAATCAATTAACTCCTTTTCATAAACGGGTAACTACTGCGAAAGACATTATCGATCATCATTACGAGAAAACAGGCGCACGTGCTTTATACGCCGTCAATTTATCGGGTAGATCCCATGAATTACATGAAAAGGCAGAGCGCGCAACAGAACTCGGTGCAAGCGCGTTATTATTCAATGTGCACGCCTATGGTCTCGATACGCTGCAATCATTACGGGAAAATACTAATATTGGCTTACCTATCCTCGCCCATTCCGCATTATCGGGTGTGCTTGCTGGCCAAGCTGGTGGTGGATTTTCCTATCGTTTGCTCGTTGGAAAGTTGACGCGTCTCGTTGGTGGAGACCTTTCACTATTCCCGAGTCCTTACGGCAATGTCGCCATTTCACGCGAAGACGCGCTAGGGATTAACGAAGAGTTAAAACAAGACAATGGATTTGAACGAACGTTTGCTGTACCGTCTGCTGGTATTCATCCAGGAATGGTCCCGCAGTTGCTTGAAGACTTTGGTGACAATTTGGTAATCAATGCAGGTGGCGGGATTTTTGGACATCCAGACGGCCCAACACCTGGCGCACAAGCTTTCCGCGCAGCAATTGAAGCAAGTGTTGATCAGATTCCGTTGCAAGAAGCTGCAAAAACATCCGGCCCTTTGCGGCATGCATTGGAACAATGGGGCGCTCTTGAGGTTACGTATAGTGGAGGTTGA
- a CDS encoding 2-hydroxy-3-keto-5-methylthiopentenyl-1-phosphate phosphatase: MSKVVVFCDFDGTITKKDNIISIMNEFALPGWKEITDDILHQNISIQDGVRQLFSLIPSTLQEDIISFVMQDAEIREGFSDFVQFTKERNIPLYIVSGGIDFFVHPVLEPFGPFDHIYCNEATFDEERIAIHYPHACDADCMKQDCGCCKPTIMRKLSDEQQTRIVIGDSVTDFEAAKLADVVIARDFLAETCEKLDIPYTRFDTFTDCIDIVQAQL; encoded by the coding sequence ATGAGTAAAGTAGTGGTTTTTTGTGATTTTGATGGGACGATTACGAAAAAAGATAATATCATTAGTATTATGAATGAATTCGCATTGCCTGGCTGGAAAGAGATTACGGATGATATTTTACATCAAAACATCTCGATCCAAGATGGCGTGCGTCAGCTATTTTCGTTAATTCCAAGTACGTTACAAGAAGATATCATTTCTTTTGTCATGCAAGACGCGGAAATTAGAGAAGGATTCAGCGATTTTGTACAGTTTACGAAGGAGCGGAACATTCCGCTTTATATCGTCAGTGGCGGAATCGATTTCTTCGTTCATCCTGTGCTAGAGCCTTTTGGTCCTTTCGATCATATTTATTGTAACGAAGCGACATTTGATGAAGAACGGATTGCGATTCATTATCCGCATGCTTGTGACGCGGACTGTATGAAGCAAGATTGTGGTTGTTGTAAACCGACTATCATGCGCAAGCTATCTGACGAGCAACAGACGCGCATCGTCATTGGCGATTCGGTAACAGACTTTGAGGCAGCAAAATTGGCTGATGTAGTCATCGCGAGAGACTTTTTAGCGGAAACTTGCGAGAAACTAGACATTCCTTATACACGCTTTGACACATTTACTGATTGTATCGACATCGTGCAAGCACAACTTTAA
- a CDS encoding 1,2-dihydroxy-3-keto-5-methylthiopentene dioxygenase, protein MATITIQGTNEVIEGQQEVAQFLAQQEVIYEHWSIDQLPAHLREKFDLSDSEKEDILQAFKSDIDAISERRGYKAADIISLSKDTPNIEEMLKNFEREHHHTDDEVRFIVSGHGVFVIQGKDERFFEVHLEPGDLISVPENIRHYFTLAADRQVVAIRIFVTPEGWVAVY, encoded by the coding sequence ATGGCGACAATTACGATTCAAGGAACGAACGAAGTGATTGAAGGACAACAAGAGGTCGCACAATTCTTAGCACAACAGGAAGTGATTTATGAACACTGGTCCATTGATCAGTTACCTGCTCATCTCCGAGAAAAGTTCGATCTGTCGGATTCGGAAAAAGAAGATATTCTCCAAGCTTTTAAATCAGATATTGATGCAATTTCTGAACGACGTGGCTATAAAGCAGCAGATATTATCTCGTTATCTAAAGATACACCGAATATTGAAGAAATGCTGAAGAACTTCGAACGGGAACATCATCATACCGACGATGAAGTCCGTTTTATCGTCAGTGGTCATGGTGTGTTCGTGATTCAAGGAAAAGATGAGCGCTTTTTTGAAGTGCATCTCGAACCAGGTGATTTGATTTCTGTACCTGAGAATATCCGTCATTACTTTACATTGGCTGCCGATCGCCAAGTAGTGGCCATTCGAATTTTCGTGACACCTGAAGGCTGGGTTGCAGTGTATTGA
- a CDS encoding alpha/beta-type small acid-soluble spore protein: protein MPNNSSNNNSNQLLVPGVQQAINQMKEEIANEFGVNLGPDSTSRANGSVGGEITKRLVRQAQSQMNGYTK from the coding sequence ATGCCAAACAACAGCAGCAACAACAACTCAAACCAACTTTTAGTTCCAGGCGTACAACAAGCGATCAACCAGATGAAGGAAGAGATCGCAAACGAATTCGGTGTAAACCTTGGACCAGACTCCACATCGCGTGCCAACGGATCCGTCGGCGGAGAAATTACAAAGCGACTAGTGCGTCAGGCTCAATCACAAATGAACGGTTATACGAAATAA
- a CDS encoding glycerol-3-phosphate dehydrogenase/oxidase, whose translation MINQPPRFRREDILESIRTEEFDVLIIGGGVTGAGIALDAASRGLKTVLVEMQDFAAGTSSRSTKMIHGGLRYLKNLEFKIVSQTGQERAIVYENGPHVTTPTWLLLPIYKGGTFGKFSSSIGLRVYDTLAKVKKSERKRMLSKKQTLQAEPKLNREGLLGAGKFVEYRSDDARLTIEVIKEAVQHGASVLNYTKVTDFVYQDGIVAGVEVVDQLTGKSRVICAKKVLNAAGPWVNEVREKDALPDHKQLHLTKGVHLVFDQRVFPLDHTIYFDTPDGRMVLAIPRDGKTYIGTTDTDYQGSLTEPQITQADKEYLLNAIRFVFPKLQISEQQIESGWAGLRPLIQEEGKSASEISRKDEIWISESGLITIAGGKLTGYRKMAETIVDLIATDFKRQYGKKIPSSRTIHLPISGGHVGGSKGFEAFIRRKVQEGMGLGLSEKAAYALVTHYGSNIDELFGVIQNGKADAQRANLPIEIYAQLWYSVAKEFVRTPVDFFWRRTGALLFDVDWVDQWKEPVIDFLAVQHGWSSDVKKQMTEELERSKQLCTGHE comes from the coding sequence ATGATTAATCAACCACCTCGCTTTAGAAGAGAGGACATACTAGAAAGTATACGAACAGAAGAATTTGATGTATTGATAATAGGAGGTGGCGTGACGGGAGCAGGTATAGCGCTCGATGCAGCGAGCCGGGGCCTAAAAACGGTGTTAGTAGAAATGCAGGATTTCGCAGCAGGAACTTCGAGTCGCTCCACGAAGATGATTCACGGCGGATTACGTTATTTAAAGAATCTTGAATTTAAAATTGTTTCACAAACTGGACAAGAACGTGCGATAGTATATGAAAACGGTCCGCATGTGACTACTCCGACATGGCTGTTGTTGCCCATCTACAAAGGTGGAACGTTCGGTAAATTCAGCAGTTCGATCGGCTTACGTGTCTATGATACGTTAGCCAAAGTGAAAAAATCAGAACGCAAACGTATGCTGTCAAAAAAACAAACATTACAGGCTGAACCGAAGTTGAATCGAGAAGGTCTCCTCGGTGCAGGGAAATTCGTTGAATATCGTTCAGACGATGCACGCTTGACAATTGAAGTGATAAAAGAAGCTGTGCAACACGGTGCATCGGTATTAAATTATACAAAAGTGACAGACTTTGTTTATCAAGATGGCATAGTGGCGGGTGTCGAAGTAGTTGATCAGCTCACGGGAAAGTCCCGTGTAATTTGCGCAAAGAAAGTACTGAACGCGGCTGGTCCTTGGGTCAATGAAGTCCGCGAAAAGGATGCTTTGCCTGATCATAAGCAACTTCATTTGACTAAAGGTGTTCATTTAGTCTTTGACCAACGTGTATTTCCTTTAGACCACACGATTTATTTCGATACACCGGATGGCCGGATGGTGCTAGCGATACCACGCGATGGCAAAACATACATAGGAACGACCGATACGGATTATCAAGGAAGTTTGACGGAGCCGCAAATCACACAAGCAGATAAAGAGTACTTGCTAAATGCCATTCGTTTTGTTTTTCCGAAACTTCAGATTAGCGAACAGCAAATCGAATCGGGTTGGGCAGGCCTTAGACCCCTCATACAAGAAGAAGGCAAGAGCGCTTCAGAGATTTCGCGAAAAGATGAAATTTGGATATCAGAGTCAGGCTTAATCACAATTGCTGGCGGAAAATTGACAGGCTATCGCAAAATGGCTGAAACTATTGTCGATCTAATCGCTACAGATTTCAAAAGACAATATGGCAAAAAGATTCCGTCAAGCCGCACTATACATCTTCCTATTTCGGGTGGTCATGTAGGTGGTTCTAAAGGATTTGAAGCCTTTATCCGCAGAAAAGTACAAGAAGGAATGGGTCTTGGATTATCGGAGAAAGCGGCTTATGCGCTCGTGACTCATTACGGATCGAACATCGATGAATTATTCGGCGTCATCCAAAATGGAAAGGCGGACGCACAGAGAGCTAATTTGCCAATCGAAATCTACGCACAATTGTGGTATTCCGTTGCAAAAGAATTCGTTCGCACCCCGGTAGATTTTTTCTGGAGACGGACAGGTGCATTGCTATTTGACGTAGACTGGGTCGATCAATGGAAAGAACCTGTCATTGATTTTCTAGCTGTTCAACATGGCTGGTCAAGTGACGTGAAGAAACAAATGACAGAAGAGTTAGAGCGTAGTAAACAATTATGCACGGGACATGAATAG
- the mtnK gene encoding S-methyl-5-thioribose kinase, whose amino-acid sequence MDVFVNEPKYTTYRFLEIEDIKQYVRNLGLFPESEDIHVIEVSDGKINHVYRVHNEFRSIIFKQAVPYARVVGESMPLPIDRVRIEAEVMELYEEIMPKSVPSVLHLDEVMAVVVMEDMLPLEVGRTALINGSESARFASDIGKISAEILFKTSDFYMPSSVKKELQARLANPGMRQLTEQLVFDWPYSDHESNECEDGMRNEVKFLSQDQRLLLEVAQLKHKFMTKSDGLIHGDLHSGAIFTGENRTVIFDTEFALFGPFGFDLGQFIANLFLNGIAFPEYKEKRFEQAKETWYAFTETFSNLWQSTTYERYTKVDGFYTITMEEIFTDLIGYAGCELVRRAISIAQIPDMNTEEDEDLRMAARRKVLELGKYMIMERKQIHSLEQLSHWFQAPR is encoded by the coding sequence ATGGACGTATTTGTCAATGAACCAAAATATACTACCTATCGTTTTTTAGAAATCGAGGATATTAAACAGTACGTAAGAAATCTAGGTCTCTTTCCTGAGTCTGAAGACATTCATGTTATAGAAGTGAGTGATGGTAAGATCAATCATGTCTATAGAGTACATAATGAATTCAGGTCAATCATTTTTAAACAAGCAGTCCCTTACGCACGGGTCGTCGGCGAATCGATGCCATTGCCAATTGACCGAGTACGTATTGAAGCGGAAGTGATGGAGCTATACGAAGAAATCATGCCGAAAAGCGTCCCTTCCGTTTTGCACCTAGACGAAGTGATGGCCGTTGTCGTAATGGAAGACATGCTACCGCTCGAAGTGGGCCGTACTGCATTAATAAATGGAAGTGAATCAGCTCGTTTTGCATCAGATATCGGCAAAATATCGGCTGAAATCTTATTTAAGACCTCTGATTTTTACATGCCTTCTTCAGTCAAAAAAGAGCTGCAAGCACGCTTGGCGAATCCAGGAATGCGACAGTTGACTGAGCAACTAGTATTTGATTGGCCATATAGTGACCACGAGAGCAATGAATGTGAGGACGGTATGCGTAATGAAGTGAAATTCCTCAGTCAAGATCAGCGTTTATTGCTCGAAGTTGCGCAACTTAAACATAAATTCATGACTAAATCAGACGGTCTAATTCATGGGGATTTGCATAGCGGGGCCATTTTCACAGGAGAAAACCGTACAGTCATTTTCGATACGGAATTTGCACTTTTCGGACCATTCGGTTTCGATCTTGGCCAATTCATCGCAAATCTATTTTTAAACGGCATCGCCTTCCCCGAGTATAAGGAGAAGCGCTTTGAACAAGCAAAAGAAACATGGTATGCATTTACAGAAACGTTTTCAAACCTTTGGCAGAGCACTACCTATGAACGCTATACGAAAGTCGATGGATTTTACACTATTACCATGGAAGAGATCTTTACCGATCTCATCGGCTATGCGGGATGTGAATTAGTACGACGAGCCATCAGCATCGCACAAATTCCCGATATGAATACGGAAGAAGATGAAGACTTGCGCATGGCCGCTAGAAGGAAAGTTTTAGAACTAGGTAAATATATGATTATGGAACGTAAACAAATCCATTCGCTAGAACAATTGAGTCATTGGTTTCAAGCACCTAGATAA